A single region of the Thermotoga profunda AZM34c06 genome encodes:
- a CDS encoding fumarate hydratase — protein MRILIVDSNEIQERLTEQLFYANTSVSEFVKEQIEKYDGPFDDVLRRNIVVAQQTGLPLCQDTGMIEFFVFKGYNIVFTQPIDEILNEAVRRVYKKNPFRYSVVNDPIFERKNTFDNTPAIVHTFITNQEYVQIRFLVKGGGSENLTRLFMLNPSARIDEIIDVVVNHVKEHGAKGCPPLNVGIGIGGSSDKAVVLSKLALTRELNEQNEDARYAELEKVILNRLNQLKIGFQGLFFGITAYSVHIEHAPTHIANLPVAISFDCYLCRKGVINVEPKRIENI, from the coding sequence ATGAGAATACTAATAGTAGATTCAAATGAAATTCAGGAACGGTTGACTGAACAATTGTTTTATGCAAACACATCTGTCAGTGAGTTTGTTAAAGAACAAATTGAAAAATATGACGGTCCTTTCGATGATGTTCTAAGGAGAAATATCGTTGTTGCTCAACAAACAGGACTACCTCTTTGTCAAGATACAGGAATGATTGAGTTCTTTGTTTTCAAAGGATACAATATCGTTTTCACACAACCTATCGACGAGATTCTCAATGAAGCTGTGAGACGTGTCTATAAAAAAAACCCGTTCAGATATTCAGTTGTGAACGATCCGATTTTTGAAAGGAAAAATACATTTGACAACACTCCAGCTATCGTTCACACTTTTATAACCAATCAAGAATATGTACAGATACGTTTTCTTGTAAAAGGTGGTGGAAGTGAAAACTTGACAAGATTATTTATGCTGAACCCTTCTGCGCGAATTGACGAAATAATTGATGTGGTTGTAAACCATGTAAAAGAACATGGTGCTAAGGGATGTCCTCCTTTGAATGTAGGAATAGGGATTGGAGGAAGTTCTGACAAAGCTGTGGTTCTTTCCAAATTAGCTTTGACAAGAGAACTGAACGAACAAAACGAAGATGCACGTTATGCAGAACTTGAGAAAGTGATTCTCAACAGACTCAATCAACTCAAAATAGGTTTTCAAGGATTGTTTTTTGGAATAACCGCCTACTCAGTCCATATAGAACATGCCCCAACACATATAGCTAATTTGCCCGTTGCAATATCTTTTGATTGCTATTTATGCAGGAAAGGGGTTATAAACGTTGAACCCAAGAGAATTGAAAATATCTGA
- a CDS encoding ABC transporter ATP-binding protein — METLIDVRNLKKYFEIRKSLLSKPIYVRAVDDVTFQVPKGSIYAVVGESGSGKSTLGRTLLKLIEPTSGNLIYDGRDITKLSGKEMLQYRRQMQIVQQDPYNSLHPRKLVKDIIGESLKIHLKLRSDEIYVRIKEILEMVGLREEHMFRYPHEFSGGQRQRIAIARALVLRPKFVVLDEPTSALDVSVQARVLALLKELREKFSLTYLFITHNLAVVDYMATHVAVMYLGKIMELGTKDDIFQKASHPYTLALLDCVPSVGTGRKIRSVPRGEIPNPAKPPNGCVFHTRCPKAQKICQEKEPDLIEISSGHYCKCHFCQ; from the coding sequence ATGGAGACACTTATAGATGTTAGGAATCTGAAGAAGTATTTTGAGATAAGAAAATCATTGCTTTCTAAACCCATATACGTAAGAGCCGTTGACGACGTGACCTTTCAGGTTCCAAAGGGCTCTATCTATGCAGTGGTAGGAGAATCTGGATCGGGGAAGAGCACACTTGGTCGGACACTTCTCAAGTTGATCGAACCTACTTCTGGTAATCTGATCTATGATGGGCGAGATATAACCAAGTTGTCTGGCAAGGAAATGCTTCAATATCGTAGGCAAATGCAAATAGTACAACAAGATCCATATAATTCGCTTCACCCTCGCAAACTCGTCAAAGACATCATAGGAGAAAGTTTGAAGATACATTTGAAACTCAGATCAGATGAAATATATGTCAGAATAAAAGAAATCCTGGAGATGGTTGGGCTTAGAGAGGAACACATGTTTAGATATCCACATGAGTTCTCGGGTGGTCAAAGGCAAAGAATAGCAATAGCACGTGCCCTTGTCTTAAGACCCAAATTCGTAGTTCTCGATGAGCCAACTTCTGCTTTAGATGTTTCTGTCCAAGCCAGAGTTCTTGCGCTGCTCAAGGAATTAAGGGAAAAATTCTCTCTTACCTATTTGTTCATCACGCATAATTTAGCTGTTGTGGATTATATGGCAACACATGTTGCGGTGATGTATCTTGGAAAGATTATGGAACTTGGTACAAAAGACGATATCTTTCAAAAGGCATCCCATCCTTATACACTGGCTTTACTCGATTGTGTACCAAGTGTCGGTACTGGGAGGAAAATAAGATCCGTACCACGCGGTGAAATACCTAACCCTGCAAAACCACCAAACGGCTGTGTTTTTCATACAAGATGCCCTAAGGCACAGAAAATCTGCCAAGAAAAAGAACCAGATCTAATTGAGATCTCATCTGGTCATTATTGTAAATGCCATTTTTGCCAATAA
- a CDS encoding FumA C-terminus/TtdB family hydratase beta subunit, whose protein sequence is MNPRELKISERINYSGIFLIMRDAAQKRIQDLLEQKKVLPFDLSGQIVFYAGPTKSLNGKVAIGPTTSERMDRYLKMLFELGVVATVGKGKRGELARNLCREYGRVYFVAPSGAAAALSEHVKKIELIAFDDLGPEAVYKIEVVEFPLIVAIDSEGNDFFALENYRI, encoded by the coding sequence TTGAACCCAAGAGAATTGAAAATATCTGAAAGGATAAATTACTCTGGAATATTTTTGATCATGAGGGATGCTGCTCAAAAAAGAATTCAAGATCTACTTGAACAGAAAAAAGTACTACCTTTTGATCTCTCAGGTCAAATAGTATTTTATGCCGGACCCACAAAATCACTGAATGGCAAAGTTGCAATCGGACCGACAACCAGTGAAAGGATGGATCGGTACTTAAAAATGCTCTTTGAACTTGGTGTTGTTGCAACTGTCGGGAAAGGTAAGAGAGGTGAACTTGCAAGAAATCTCTGTCGAGAATATGGACGAGTTTATTTTGTCGCCCCAAGCGGTGCTGCGGCAGCGTTATCTGAACATGTGAAAAAAATAGAATTAATAGCCTTTGATGACCTTGGACCAGAGGCAGTTTATAAAATAGAAGTTGTCGAATTCCCATTGATAGTAGCCATAGATAGTGAAGGCAATGATTTTTTTGCCTTAGAAAATTACCGGATTTGA
- a CDS encoding methyl-accepting chemotaxis protein yields MSFAGIFAGICALVFWFVKLPYWNVVTALAVSFMIFVLFLNIFSKKKASTNHVEVEDKEIVNLFRELFVSSHGLRDDAQNLTNISGQMSEMAELTTKRVKRISELIQSLTAALEETSSGATEIANFARVIGQNSEKMQERFEQIEHDVSRLRESMNDLSNENLVAKERLADLVQTMDELSNVSGGIRQMVQTIQQISEQTNLLALNAAIEAARAGEHGRGFAVVADEVRKLAEQSRVSAEQISNQISNIESAIRSSVEKGIAVAEAVQKTIKVNEDFSSSLTLLKDTVNHFKKIVDDIISSINSQIQSTQEIESAVNANANTASDILNFAEETDKTIRSLSDISQNLLKNGQILSIKSLKLRSLTGARKWLIEQINDLARLISLPECQRLDWQSFEPYAKEFLKTKSDIYEAVFIADSEGNFITTTGTKGSISDRAYFKYIKQNKIDWTISDPIQSRATGNMVLTVAFAIRDGEKFKGLAGANLILKRLEQQVEHENIG; encoded by the coding sequence ATGAGTTTTGCAGGAATCTTTGCTGGGATCTGCGCTTTAGTTTTTTGGTTTGTCAAATTACCATATTGGAATGTAGTTACTGCTTTGGCTGTGAGTTTCATGATCTTTGTACTATTTTTGAATATTTTCTCTAAGAAAAAAGCATCGACGAATCATGTTGAGGTTGAAGACAAAGAAATTGTAAATCTGTTCAGAGAACTATTTGTATCTTCTCATGGTCTTCGCGACGATGCTCAGAATTTGACAAATATATCAGGACAGATGAGTGAGATGGCTGAGTTGACTACGAAAAGAGTCAAACGAATCTCTGAATTAATCCAGTCTCTGACAGCAGCTCTTGAAGAAACTTCGTCTGGAGCAACTGAGATAGCAAATTTCGCAAGGGTAATAGGCCAGAATTCTGAAAAAATGCAAGAGAGATTTGAACAAATAGAACATGATGTTTCACGGTTAAGAGAAAGTATGAATGATCTATCGAATGAAAATCTCGTTGCAAAGGAAAGACTCGCAGACTTAGTGCAAACTATGGATGAATTATCAAACGTATCTGGTGGCATCAGGCAGATGGTCCAGACGATCCAGCAGATATCCGAGCAAACGAATCTTTTGGCACTGAACGCGGCGATAGAGGCAGCACGTGCAGGTGAGCACGGTCGAGGTTTTGCTGTGGTTGCGGATGAAGTGAGAAAACTTGCTGAACAATCTCGTGTCTCGGCAGAACAGATTTCCAATCAGATCTCAAATATCGAATCTGCTATTAGAAGTTCAGTAGAGAAAGGTATTGCAGTTGCTGAAGCTGTTCAGAAGACCATCAAAGTGAATGAAGATTTTTCAAGTAGTCTTACTTTACTTAAAGACACCGTTAATCACTTTAAAAAAATAGTCGATGATATTATCTCTTCAATAAATTCTCAGATACAATCGACGCAAGAAATAGAATCGGCTGTAAATGCTAATGCAAATACAGCGAGTGATATTCTGAACTTTGCAGAAGAGACGGATAAAACTATTCGATCGCTCAGTGATATTTCCCAGAATTTGTTGAAGAATGGGCAAATTCTATCTATAAAATCACTGAAACTGAGAAGTTTGACAGGTGCAAGAAAGTGGTTAATTGAACAAATAAATGATTTGGCTCGATTGATATCGCTTCCTGAGTGCCAGAGATTAGATTGGCAGAGTTTTGAACCATACGCCAAGGAATTTTTGAAAACAAAGAGTGATATCTATGAAGCAGTTTTCATTGCAGACTCTGAAGGTAATTTCATAACTACCACAGGTACAAAAGGCAGCATTTCAGATAGGGCATACTTCAAATACATAAAGCAGAACAAAATCGATTGGACGATATCTGACCCAATTCAATCTCGTGCCACTGGTAATATGGTCTTGACAGTAGCTTTTGCGATAAGAGATGGAGAAAAATTCAAAGGTCTTGCTGGCGCCAATTTGATTCTGAAAAGGTTAGAACAACAGGTGGAACACGAAAATATCGGATAA